DNA from Archaeoglobus veneficus SNP6:
CTGGCAGACATAAACTCACTCAGGACGAAATAAACGAACTCCTCGCCAAGTACGCGAGGGAAGGCAAGACTGTAGTCAGGCTGAAGGCCGGCGATCCGTGCATATTCGGGCGGGGAGGCGAGGAGGCTGAATTTCTCGCAGATAGAGGTATAAAATTCGAGATAGTCCCGGGAGTTTCATCAGCTATAGCGGCTCCAGCTTATGCGGCGATTCCAATCACGCATCGCCGCTACGATCCGGCGGTTGTTTTCATAACCGGAAGGCAGGCAAGGGAGAGGCTGAACTGGGAAGCTTTGGCAAAGCTGAACGCCACAATCATTATTCTGATGGGTGTCTCAACTCTCCGCCAGACTGCGAAAAAGCTCATGGAGCATGGCAAAGATCCCAGCACGCCGGCGGCGATAATAGAGAGGGGTTGCTCGGAGGAG
Protein-coding regions in this window:
- the cobA gene encoding uroporphyrinogen-III C-methyltransferase, encoding MAEGVVYIVGAGCGDELLTKKAEEAIRKADVIIHDELIGEGIKELVRKSGAEVIDAGKRAGRHKLTQDEINELLAKYAREGKTVVRLKAGDPCIFGRGGEEAEFLADRGIKFEIVPGVSSAIAAPAYAAIPITHRRYDPAVVFITGRQARERLNWEALAKLNATIIILMGVSTLRQTAKKLMEHGKDPSTPAAIIERGCSEEQRVVVGRLEDIADIAEKEGVKAPAIIVIGGVVELREKLLPYMGVIP